The following proteins come from a genomic window of Chanos chanos chromosome 15, fChaCha1.1, whole genome shotgun sequence:
- the clip2 gene encoding CAP-Gly domain-containing linker protein 2: MNMLKSSGLKIPGRGPKHSSPVGRPTPGAPSGSAAQKDNTPHKPTTPAPSSASDKSSSKASEVGDEVAGDFVVGERVWVNGVKPGCIAYLGETQFAPGQWAGVVLNDPVGKNDGSVGGVRYFECQPLQGIFIRPSKLTRQPAGDGSDVHSNDSLTAQNVQGTAAQRVVMPLREGVLNSAMKTGNESGSNMSDSGSVKKGGEKDLKVGDRVLVGGTKTGVVRYVGETDFAKGEWCGVELDEPLGKNDGAVAGTRYFQCLPKFGLFAPIHKVIRIGFPSTSPAKAKKSKRMAMGVSSLGHSPSSSSISSVSSVASSVGARPSRTGLLTETSSRYARKISGTTALQEALKEKQQHIEQLLAERDLERAEVAKATSHICEVEKELSELKARHLQYATDSENSLQQMRALLASTQKDKVELANQLEEEKRKVEDLQFRVEEESITKGDLETQTKLEHARIRQLEQSLHVEKSKAERLQKELDEKMQTTVEEKSRVMQLEEELALRKAEVEELQARLKHGEEAGDSGSGLKAEALVLREQLLSAGREHREENIQLREKYEASLNASQREAEHLRTTVERQGQEIADLRQRLQQATRENMEMMDSWKAKLDSLVGDHQRALEELKASVTGDRGAAEGGADGDGTTPEMRAALESLRMEHQLELENLKAKHEIEAAVLAKEREDYRARLQELRDQLEESEENWKIQAEAKSSQYTLELKEASDKLQRAEMRLSELDKAHGEQSCNNQHLQEQLELAEKKMVDYEALQKAEAQSRAEILSLEEKLRISENRLQALKADHDTQDANMIENNENSEEKIKLKQNMEETLEKLTKREKEVSTLTTQVDALKSQVSALEGKVRSGEKKVDGLLREKMRLEAELESMTKKSHDASGQLVIISQELLKKERSLNELRVLLLDSPRHSPGMDRDLSREVHKAEWRMKEQKLQDDIKTLREKLLLLGRERSSPDHRRYSMLDPSAPDTEVARLRQRLLNTEEALRNALEHNQQVDQLVQAMRMRPEKSQTNSGANSENGIHQEDTPFTQEVNIYQSNKSAFFKFCNFTVRNSA; this comes from the exons ATGAATATGCTGAAGTCAAGTGGACTGAAAATTCCTGGCAGGGGACCAAAACACTCCAGCCCAGTGGGACGACCCACTCCTGGAGCACCTTCCGGTTCTGCAGCACAGAAAGACA ACACCCCACATAAACCAACCACTCCAGCTCCCAGCAGCGCCTCGGACAAGTCCAGCTCCAAAGCCTCTGAGGTTGGCGATGAGGTCGCTGGGGACTTTGTGGTGGGAGAACGGGTCTGGGTGAACGGCGTGAAGCCCGGCTGCATCGCCTACCTGGGAGAGACCCAGTTCGCTCCCGGCCAGTGGGCCGGCGTGGTCCTGAACGACCCGGTGGGGAAGAACGACGGCTCGGTCGGCGGGGTGCGTTACTTCGAGTGCCAGCCCCTCCAGGGCATCTTCATCCGCCCCTCGAAACTCACCCGCCAGCCCGCGGGAGATGGGAGCGACGTCCACTCCAACGACTCGCTCACGGCCCAGAACGTCCAGGGCACCGCCGCCCAGCGTGTGGTCATGCCGCTCAGAGAGGGCGTCCTCAACAGTGCCATGAAGACGGGCAACGAGTCCGGCTCCAACATGTCTGACAGCGGCTCGGTGAAGAAAGGAGGTGAAAAGGACTTGAAAGTTGGAGACAGGGTTCTG gtGGGAGGCACTAAGACGGGAGTGGTACGGTACGTTGGAGAGACGGACTTTGCTAAGGGCGAATGGTGCGGCGTGGAGTTAGACGAACCCTTAGGGAAGAATGACGGCGCCGTGGCCGGAACCAG atACTTCCAGTGCCTGCCCAAATTTGGCCTGTTTGCGCCCATCCATAAGGTGATCCGCATCGGGTTCCCCTCCACCAGCCCTGCCAAAGCCAAGAAGAGCAAACGCATGGCCATGGGCGTGTCCTCGCTGGGCCACAGCCCCAGCAGCTCCTCCATCAGCTCCGTCAGCTCCGTGGCCTCCTCCGTGGGAGCACGACCCAGCCGCACAGGCCTG CTGACGGAGACGTCGTCGCGCTACGCCCGTAAGATCTCGGGCACCACGGCGTTGCAGGAggctctgaaggagaagcagCAGCACATCGAACAGCTCCTCGCCGAACGAGACCTGGAGAGGGCTGAGGTTGCCAAGGCAACCAGCCACATCTGCGAGGTGGAGAAGGAGCTGAGCGAGCTGAAGGCCCGGCACCTGCag TATGCAACTGATTCAGAAAACAGCCTGCAGCAAATGAGAGCCCTATTGGCCAGCACCCAGAAGGACAAAGTGGAACTAGCCAATCAGCtcgaagaagaaaaaag AAAAGTGGAGGATCTGCAGTTCAGAGTGGAGGAGGAATCCATTACCAAAGGAGACCTTGAG actcAGACCAAACTGGAGCATGCTCGTATTCGACAGCTCGAGCAGAGTCTGCATGTCGAAAAGTCCAAAGCAGAGAGACTTCAGAAAGAGTTAGACGAGAAgatg CAAACCACAGTGGAGGAGAAAAGTCGCGTCATGCAGCTTGAGGAGGAGCTGGCCTTGCGTAAAGCCGAGGTGGAGGAGCTCCAGGCTCGGTTGAAACATGGGGAGGAGGCCGGCGACTCCGGCTCCGGCCTGAAGGCAGAGGCTCTGGTTCTGCGGGAGCAGTTGCTGTCGGCAGGCCGCGAGCACCGCGAGGAGAACATCCAGCTACGGGAGAAGTACGAGGCTTCCCTAAACGCCAGCCAACGGGAGGCGGAACACCTCCGCACCACTGTGGAACGGCAGGGGCAGGAGATCGCCGACTTGCGACAACGGCTCCAGCAGGCCACCCGCGAGAACATGGAGATGATGGACAGCTGGAAGGCCAAGCTGGATTCGCTGGTGGGCGACCACCAGCGCGCTTTGGAGGAACTCAAAGCTTCGGTGACGGGCGACCGCGGGGCAGCGGAGGGCGGCGCCGACGGCGACGGAACCACGCCCGAAATGAGAGCGGCCCTGGAGAGCCTGAGGATGGAGCACCAGCTGGAGCTGGAGAACCTGAAAGCCAAACACGAGATCGAGGCGGCCGTTCTGGCCAAAGAACGCGAGGACTACCGCGCCAGGCTCCAGGAGCTCCGCGACCAGCTGGAGGAGTCTGAGGAGAACTGGAAGATCCAGGCAGAAGCTAAGAGCAGCCAGTACACTTTGGAGCTGAAGGAGGCGTCCGATAAGCTCCAGAGGGCTGAAATGAGACTCAGTGAGCTGGACAAGGCTCACGGGGAGCAGAGCTGCAACAACCAGCACCTGCAGGAGCAGCTGGAGCTGGCGGAGAAGAAGATGGTGGACTATGAGGCCCTGCAGAAGGCTGAAGCTCAGAGCCGAGCGGAGATCCTCTCTCTGGAGGAGAAGCTTAGGATCAGTGAGAACCGACTACAGGCTTTGAAGGCTGATCACGACACCCAGGATGCTAAC atGATAGAAAATAATGAGAACTCTGAGGAGAAgatcaaattaaaacagaacatggaAG AAACTCTGGAGAAACttacaaaaagggaaaaagaggtGTCTACACTTACAACACAAGTAGATGCTCTCAAATCCCAAGTATCTG CCCTGGAGGGGAAGGTCCGTTCGGGGGAGAAGAAGGTGGACGGCCTCCTCAGGGAAAAAATGCGTCTGGAGGCGGAGCTAGAATCAATGACCAAGAAATCTCACGACGCGTCCGGTCAGCTTGTCATTATTAGCCAGGAACTCCTGAAGAAAGAAAG GAGCTTAAATGAGCTGAGAGTGTTGCTCCTGGATTCCCCGCGTCACTCCCCGGGCATGGACAGGGACCTGAGTCGGGAGGTCCATAAGGCGGAATGGAGAATGAAGGAGCAGAAACTGCAGGATGACATCAAAACCCTTAGGGagaaactgctgctgctg GGTCGAGAAAGATCATCACCGGACCACCGCAGGTACTCGATGTTGGACCCCTCAGCTCCGGACACGGAGGTGGCTCGGCTGCGTCAGAGGCTCCTGAACACGGAGGAGGCCCTGCGGAACGCTCTGGAACACAACCAGCAGGTTGACCAGCTGGTTCAGGCCATGCGCATGCGCCCAGAGAAGAGCCAG ACAAATTCTGGTGCAAATTCAGAAAATGGGATTCATCAAGAGGATACGCCTTTCACACAAGAGGTGAATATTTACCAGTCGAATAAATCTGCATTCTTTAAATTTTGCAACTTCACAGTACGTAACTCAGCTTAA